A genomic stretch from Vibrio neptunius includes:
- the sthA gene encoding Si-specific NAD(P)(+) transhydrogenase, with amino-acid sequence MLRQYNKGKVMAESNHFDVIVIGSGPGGEGAAMGLTKAGLNVAIVEKESSVGGGCTHWGTIPSKALRHAVSRIIEFNNNPLFCHNNTSLHSTFSNILGHAKSVIDKQTRLRQGFYDRNQCSLIFGTARFTDKYTIAVTQADGTEELYSADRFVIATGSRPYQPDDVDFLHERIYDSDSILSLEHDPRHIIIYGAGVIGCEYASIFRGLGVKTDLINTRDRLLSFLDNEVSDALSYHFWNSGVVIRNDETYEKIEGTEDGVIIHLESGKKMRADCILYANGRTGNTDKLNLSAVGLNADSRGQLSVDSNYQTAVDHIYAVGDVIGYPSLASAAYDQGRYVAQAINKGQADGNLIEDIPTGIYTIPEISSVGKTEQELTAAKVPYEVGRSSFKHLARAQIAGKDIGSLKILFHRETKEILGIHCFGERAAEIIHIGQAIMEQKGEANTIEYFVNTTFNYPTMAEAYRVAALNGLNRLF; translated from the coding sequence ATGTTAAGACAATATAACAAAGGAAAAGTTATGGCGGAAAGTAACCACTTTGACGTAATCGTTATTGGTAGTGGCCCTGGCGGTGAAGGGGCAGCAATGGGACTAACCAAAGCGGGACTCAATGTCGCCATAGTGGAAAAAGAGAGCAGTGTCGGTGGCGGTTGTACCCACTGGGGCACCATCCCTTCTAAAGCGCTGCGTCATGCGGTCAGCCGTATCATTGAATTCAACAATAACCCGCTGTTTTGCCATAACAATACCAGCTTACACTCGACGTTCTCCAATATCTTGGGCCATGCCAAATCTGTAATTGATAAGCAGACTCGCCTGAGACAAGGTTTTTACGATCGTAATCAATGTTCTTTGATTTTCGGCACAGCACGCTTCACTGACAAGTATACCATTGCCGTTACGCAAGCAGATGGCACCGAAGAACTATACAGTGCTGACCGATTTGTGATTGCAACGGGCTCGCGCCCATATCAGCCAGATGATGTCGATTTTCTGCATGAGCGTATCTATGACAGCGATTCTATTCTCAGTTTGGAGCATGACCCACGTCATATCATCATTTATGGCGCTGGTGTGATCGGTTGTGAATATGCATCAATCTTCCGTGGTTTAGGCGTAAAAACGGACTTAATCAACACTCGAGACAGACTGCTGTCTTTCCTTGATAATGAAGTATCAGACGCCTTGTCTTATCACTTCTGGAACAGTGGTGTTGTGATCCGCAACGACGAAACTTACGAGAAAATTGAAGGCACAGAGGATGGCGTCATTATCCATCTCGAATCAGGTAAGAAAATGCGTGCCGATTGTATTCTTTACGCCAACGGACGCACGGGTAACACCGACAAACTCAACCTGTCGGCAGTGGGGTTGAACGCTGACTCTCGTGGCCAGTTGTCCGTTGACAGCAACTACCAGACGGCAGTCGACCATATCTACGCCGTCGGCGATGTTATTGGCTACCCTAGCCTAGCCAGCGCTGCTTATGACCAAGGTCGATATGTGGCACAGGCGATTAATAAAGGTCAGGCCGATGGCAATCTGATTGAAGATATCCCGACCGGTATTTATACCATTCCGGAAATCAGCTCCGTAGGTAAGACAGAGCAAGAGCTGACGGCGGCAAAAGTCCCTTATGAAGTGGGTCGTTCTTCGTTTAAGCATTTAGCTCGTGCTCAGATTGCAGGTAAAGATATCGGCAGCTTGAAGATTCTCTTCCACCGCGAAACCAAAGAGATACTTGGTATTCACTGCTTTGGTGAGCGTGCGGCAGAAATCATCCATATCGGACAAGCGATCATGGAGCAAAAAGGCGAAGCCAATACGATAGAATACTTCGTCAATACCACATTCAACTATCCGACCATGGCCGAAGCGTACCGCGTAGCGGCGCTGAATGGCCTCAATCGCTTATTTTAA
- the fabR gene encoding HTH-type transcriptional repressor FabR, with translation MKSMGIRAQQKEKTRRSLIDAAFSQLSADRSFSNLSLREVAREAGIAPTSFYRHFKDMDELGLTMVDEGGLLLRQLMRQARQRIVKEGSVIRTSIETFMEFIENNPNVFRLLLRERSGTSFDFRTAVAREIQHFAAELTEYLISTGMTRDEAYTQAEASVTLVFSSGAEALDLNRRERDELAERLIMQLRMIAKGALWYRKERERNRLKGGID, from the coding sequence ATGAAATCCATGGGAATCCGTGCACAGCAAAAAGAAAAAACGCGTCGTTCATTAATTGATGCTGCGTTTAGCCAGCTTAGCGCTGACCGAAGCTTTTCGAACTTGAGTTTACGAGAAGTAGCCCGGGAAGCAGGGATTGCTCCAACCTCATTCTACCGCCATTTCAAAGATATGGATGAGCTGGGGTTGACCATGGTTGACGAAGGCGGCTTGCTGCTTCGTCAGTTGATGCGCCAGGCACGACAGCGAATCGTCAAAGAGGGGAGTGTGATTCGCACTTCTATCGAGACGTTTATGGAGTTCATTGAAAACAACCCCAATGTGTTTCGACTACTATTGCGAGAACGTTCGGGTACATCGTTTGACTTTCGTACTGCTGTCGCGAGAGAAATTCAACATTTTGCCGCTGAACTGACAGAGTATTTGATCAGTACAGGAATGACGCGCGATGAGGCCTATACACAGGCCGAAGCTTCTGTCACCTTGGTATTTAGCTCAGGCGCAGAGGCGCTGGATTTAAATCGACGCGAGCGAGATGAGCTTGCGGAACGATTGATTATGCAATTGCGAATGATAGCCAAAGGGGCTTTATGGTATCGCAA